A portion of the Shewanella sp. SNU WT4 genome contains these proteins:
- the uvrB gene encoding excinuclease ABC subunit UvrB: protein MSKLFELVAPYQAAGDQPKAIAQLTDGLESGLAHQTLLGVTGSGKTFTMANVIANLGRPTIIMAPNKTLAAQLYGEMKEFFPNNAVEYFVSYYDYYQPEAYVPASNTFIEKDASVNAHIEQMRLSATKALLERRDVVLIASVSAIYGLGDPELYLKMLLHLRQGDTMGQRDILKRLTDLQYKRNDMAFDRGTFRVRGEVIDIFPADAENHGVRVELFDDEIERISEFDPLTGQVNRRLARTTIYPKSHYVTPRETILAATELIKVELVERKKQLLENHKLIEEQRISERVQYDIEMMVELGYCSGIENYSRYLSGRNPGESPPTLLDYLPADGLMIIDESHVTVPQIGAMYKGDRSRKTTLVEYGFRLPSALDNRPLKFEEFEDLMPQTIYVSATPSKYELEKSGTDIAEQLVRPTGLLDPELEVRPVGTQVDDLLSEARKRIAINERVLVTTLTKRMAEDLTDYLDEHGIRVRYLHSDIDTVERTEIIRDLRLGVFDVLIGINLLREGLDMPEVSLVCILDADKEGFLRSERSLIQTIGRAARNINGKVILYADRITDSMAKAMGETERRREKQHAHNIANGIVPTSLTKRITDVMDMGDGSEGDDRRNQTSQRYSRANRPGVRASDLPSRSVKDISQEIERLEKQMHQHARELEFEQAASVRDQVQLLRQQLLKA from the coding sequence GTGTCAAAGTTGTTTGAACTGGTTGCGCCTTATCAAGCGGCAGGCGATCAACCTAAAGCGATCGCTCAATTAACAGACGGGCTCGAAAGTGGCTTGGCTCACCAAACTCTATTAGGAGTTACTGGCTCAGGTAAAACTTTTACTATGGCCAATGTCATTGCCAATTTAGGTCGCCCGACTATTATCATGGCGCCCAATAAAACCCTCGCGGCGCAGCTCTATGGGGAAATGAAAGAGTTCTTTCCTAATAATGCCGTCGAATATTTTGTCTCTTATTACGACTATTATCAGCCCGAAGCTTATGTGCCGGCGTCTAATACTTTTATCGAGAAAGATGCCTCGGTCAATGCGCATATTGAGCAAATGCGTCTCTCTGCCACCAAAGCCTTATTAGAGCGGCGTGATGTGGTGCTGATTGCCTCAGTGTCAGCGATTTATGGTCTGGGTGATCCTGAGCTGTATTTAAAAATGCTGTTGCACCTGCGCCAAGGTGACACTATGGGGCAGCGCGATATTTTAAAGCGCCTGACTGATTTGCAATATAAGCGTAATGACATGGCGTTTGATCGTGGCACTTTTCGGGTGCGCGGAGAAGTGATTGATATTTTTCCGGCAGATGCTGAAAATCACGGCGTTCGTGTCGAATTATTTGATGACGAAATTGAGCGCATCAGCGAATTCGATCCTTTGACGGGCCAAGTCAATCGGCGTTTAGCTCGCACCACTATTTATCCCAAAAGTCATTATGTGACGCCAAGAGAAACCATACTGGCGGCGACTGAGCTGATTAAAGTTGAACTTGTCGAACGTAAAAAGCAACTACTCGAAAACCACAAGCTTATTGAAGAACAAAGAATTTCTGAGCGAGTGCAATATGACATCGAGATGATGGTGGAGCTAGGTTATTGCTCTGGCATTGAAAATTATTCACGCTACTTATCTGGGCGTAACCCGGGTGAAAGTCCGCCGACCTTGCTGGACTATCTACCTGCCGATGGCTTGATGATCATTGATGAATCTCATGTCACAGTGCCGCAAATTGGTGCCATGTATAAAGGCGATAGATCGCGCAAAACCACCTTAGTAGAATATGGTTTTAGACTGCCATCGGCACTGGATAACCGGCCGTTAAAGTTTGAAGAGTTTGAGGATTTAATGCCGCAAACGATTTATGTGTCAGCAACGCCCTCTAAGTATGAGCTTGAAAAAAGTGGTACTGATATTGCCGAGCAATTGGTGCGGCCAACGGGATTACTCGATCCCGAGCTTGAAGTTAGGCCAGTCGGTACTCAAGTGGATGATTTGTTATCCGAAGCCCGCAAGCGCATCGCCATTAATGAACGGGTGTTAGTCACTACCTTAACTAAGCGGATGGCCGAAGATTTAACGGATTATTTGGATGAACATGGCATTCGGGTGCGCTATTTACACTCAGATATAGATACAGTGGAGCGCACTGAGATTATTCGCGATTTAAGATTAGGTGTTTTTGATGTATTAATTGGCATCAACCTATTACGCGAAGGCTTAGATATGCCAGAAGTGTCGCTGGTGTGTATTTTAGATGCTGATAAAGAGGGCTTCTTGCGTTCTGAGCGCTCGTTAATTCAAACCATAGGCCGAGCCGCCCGTAACATTAACGGTAAAGTGATTTTATATGCTGATAGGATCACTGACTCTATGGCTAAAGCGATGGGAGAGACTGAGCGGCGCCGCGAAAAACAGCATGCCCATAACATTGCCAATGGCATAGTGCCAACGAGTTTAACCAAGCGCATTACTGATGTGATGGATATGGGCGATGGCAGTGAGGGCGATGATCGCCGCAATCAGACGAGTCAGCGTTATTCAAGAGCTAATCGCCCTGGAGTCAGAGCTTCCGATTTACCGAGTCGCAGCGTTAAAGACATCAGTCAAGAGATTGAGCGGCTAGAGAAACAAATGCATCAACATGCGCGCGAACTTGAGTTTGAGCAAGCGGCGAGTGTTCGCGATCAAGTGCAGTTATTAAGGCAACAACTGCTAAAAGCTTAA
- the rrtA gene encoding rhombosortase, with protein MEHKRLNNHWGFCLSLACLMLLTYVIDPNQLSYQRSSVAAGAWWQIFSANILHTNAWHLAMNLAGLVIIMTLFPWRLSLKNLWTLFLLLSLIQGIGLFWFYPTTLGFVGLSGILHGLFAYAVVQDLRRKDKWGVILLMALAAKIIAEQTLGPQALSSQLIGARVADESHLIGAIAGLFLGLLLPFKKGILKTPF; from the coding sequence ATGGAGCATAAGCGCTTAAATAATCACTGGGGATTTTGTTTATCCTTAGCCTGCTTAATGCTGCTGACTTATGTTATCGATCCTAACCAGTTAAGCTATCAGCGCTCTAGCGTTGCAGCGGGCGCTTGGTGGCAGATATTCAGCGCTAACATACTGCATACCAACGCTTGGCATTTGGCGATGAATCTCGCTGGGCTAGTGATTATTATGACGCTGTTTCCTTGGCGTTTAAGCCTAAAAAACCTATGGACTTTGTTTTTGCTGTTGTCATTAATTCAAGGCATTGGCTTATTCTGGTTTTACCCCACTACCTTAGGGTTTGTCGGCTTAAGTGGCATTTTGCATGGCTTATTTGCTTATGCCGTAGTGCAAGACTTGCGGCGAAAAGATAAATGGGGAGTGATTTTACTGATGGCACTGGCGGCAAAAATCATCGCGGAGCAAACATTAGGCCCACAAGCCTTGTCGAGTCAGTTGATTGGCGCCCGAGTTGCCGATGAATCCCATTTGATTGGCGCGATTGCAGGCTTGTTTTTAGGGCTGCTATTACCTTTTAAGAAAGGCATTTTAAAAACGCCCTTTTAA
- the queC gene encoding 7-cyano-7-deazaguanine synthase QueC, which yields MSAAVVVFSGGQDSTTCLIQAQQKYQQVHAITFDYGQRHRQEIEVAKTLAAQLGVASHKVLDVTMLNELAISALTRDSIAVSNELMDNGLPNTFVPGRNILFLTLAGIYAYQLGAEAVITGVCETDFSGYPDCRNDFVQAMANALVLGMDRELALVTPLMWLDKAQTWALADSLGALELVRDHTLTCYNGIIGAGCKECPACLLRSKGLAQYQANSPEILASLPK from the coding sequence ATGTCTGCAGCCGTGGTGGTTTTTAGTGGTGGTCAAGATTCAACAACTTGTCTTATTCAGGCCCAGCAAAAGTACCAACAAGTGCACGCCATTACCTTTGATTATGGCCAGCGCCATCGTCAAGAAATTGAAGTGGCTAAAACCTTAGCAGCCCAATTAGGTGTCGCCAGCCATAAAGTGCTGGATGTGACTATGCTCAATGAGCTTGCCATCAGTGCCCTCACCCGTGATTCCATTGCCGTCTCTAATGAGCTCATGGATAACGGCTTACCTAATACTTTTGTTCCTGGTCGCAATATTTTATTTTTAACCTTAGCCGGCATTTATGCCTATCAGTTGGGCGCCGAGGCTGTGATCACTGGGGTATGCGAAACCGATTTCTCTGGCTATCCAGATTGCCGCAATGACTTTGTTCAAGCTATGGCTAACGCCTTAGTATTAGGCATGGATAGAGAGTTAGCCTTAGTTACGCCGCTGATGTGGTTAGATAAAGCGCAAACCTGGGCACTAGCCGACAGTTTGGGCGCGCTAGAATTAGTGCGCGATCATACCCTGACTTGTTATAACGGCATTATCGGCGCGGGTTGTAAAGAATGCCCAGCCTGCTTACTCAGAAGCAAGGGCTTAGCTCAATACCAAGCCAATAGTCCTGAAATCTTAGCCAGTTTACCTAAGTAA
- the queE gene encoding 7-carboxy-7-deazaguanine synthase QueE, with product MQYPVNEVFETIQGEGFYTGVPAIFVRLQGCPVACSWCDTRHTWERQPTLEVKRDVVIAVDGVKGHWAWHDAASLLAAFSAKGFTAKHVVITGGEPCIHDLTELTQTLHDAGYHCQIETSGTYTVACAVDTWVTVSPKINMKGGMAVLAQALNRANEIKHPIAQQKHIDQLDEALNGIDISAKVMCLQPISQQARATELAMATCIARNWRLSVQTHKYLNID from the coding sequence GTGCAGTATCCAGTTAATGAAGTATTTGAAACAATTCAGGGTGAAGGCTTTTATACCGGTGTTCCCGCCATTTTTGTGCGGTTACAAGGTTGCCCTGTGGCTTGTAGTTGGTGTGACACCCGTCATACTTGGGAGCGCCAGCCAACGTTAGAAGTTAAAAGAGATGTGGTTATTGCCGTCGACGGGGTTAAAGGCCATTGGGCTTGGCATGACGCCGCCAGTTTGTTGGCCGCATTTAGTGCTAAGGGCTTTACTGCTAAACATGTAGTGATCACCGGCGGTGAGCCGTGTATTCACGACTTAACTGAGTTAACCCAAACCTTGCATGATGCGGGGTACCACTGTCAAATTGAGACCAGTGGCACTTATACCGTAGCGTGCGCGGTCGACACTTGGGTCACAGTTTCGCCAAAAATCAACATGAAAGGTGGGATGGCGGTTCTGGCGCAAGCGTTAAACCGTGCCAATGAAATTAAACACCCGATAGCACAGCAAAAGCATATCGATCAACTCGATGAAGCGCTTAATGGCATAGATATCAGCGCGAAAGTTATGTGTTTACAACCTATTAGCCAACAGGCTCGGGCTACTGAGCTGGCCATGGCGACTTGTATTGCCCGCAATTGGCGCTTATCGGTGCAGACTCATAAGTATCTGAATATTGATTGA
- a CDS encoding PLP-dependent cysteine synthase family protein: protein MTQTWVKQAIAKIEADFQRSADTHLIKLDIPCLTHIDIYLKDESTHPTGSLKHRLARSLFLYALCNGWIKQGTTVIESSSGSTAVSEAYFAKLLGLPFIAVMPKSTAKKKIQQIEFYGGQCHFVDHSNQIYAESERLAAKLNGHYMDQFTYAERATDWRGNNNIANSIFSQMTMEPHPIPTWVVMSPGTGGTSATIGRYIRYQQLDSKLCVVDPEHSVFFDYFNTGNAKITSENGSKIEGIGRPRVEPSFIAGVVDAMLKIPDAAAIATIHWLEQVIGRKTGPSTGTNLFGALVLASDMQQRGEHGSIVTLLCDSGERYLDTYFDKDWIAANIGCYQAYADKLVQFNQDGQLSLTTCP from the coding sequence ATGACGCAAACTTGGGTCAAACAAGCCATAGCTAAGATAGAAGCTGATTTCCAACGCAGCGCAGATACTCATCTGATTAAGTTAGACATTCCCTGTTTAACCCATATAGATATTTATTTAAAAGATGAAAGTACCCACCCGACCGGCAGCTTAAAGCATCGCCTCGCCCGCTCACTGTTTTTATACGCCTTATGTAATGGCTGGATAAAACAAGGCACGACTGTCATAGAGTCCTCCTCTGGCAGCACAGCGGTCTCAGAAGCCTATTTTGCTAAATTGCTTGGCCTGCCCTTTATTGCCGTTATGCCCAAAAGTACCGCTAAGAAAAAAATCCAACAAATCGAATTCTATGGCGGCCAATGCCATTTTGTGGATCACAGTAATCAGATTTATGCCGAATCGGAGCGCCTAGCTGCAAAGCTTAATGGCCATTATATGGATCAGTTCACTTATGCTGAGCGTGCGACCGACTGGCGCGGTAACAATAACATCGCCAATTCTATTTTTAGTCAAATGACCATGGAGCCGCACCCTATTCCGACTTGGGTAGTGATGAGCCCAGGAACTGGCGGCACTTCAGCAACCATAGGCCGGTATATTCGCTACCAACAACTTGATAGTAAGCTATGTGTGGTTGACCCAGAGCACTCGGTGTTCTTTGACTATTTCAACACAGGCAATGCCAAAATCACCAGCGAGAACGGCAGTAAGATTGAAGGCATAGGTCGCCCGCGCGTGGAACCTTCATTTATTGCCGGAGTGGTGGATGCTATGCTCAAAATCCCCGATGCGGCGGCGATAGCAACGATTCATTGGTTAGAGCAAGTGATTGGCCGCAAAACTGGACCATCGACCGGTACCAATTTATTTGGTGCCTTAGTGTTAGCAAGTGATATGCAGCAACGCGGCGAGCACGGCAGTATAGTGACCCTACTTTGCGATTCGGGTGAGCGCTATTTAGATACTTATTTTGATAAGGATTGGATTGCCGCCAACATAGGTTGTTATCAAGCTTATGCAGATAAACTGGTTCAATTTAACCAAGATGGTCAATTGTCGCTGACCACTTGCCCATAA
- a CDS encoding VC2046/SO_2500 family protein — protein MLIDVNVINELDLGSRLNFAIAAQRRGEFALLLSLLSADIRDMAQFGLKKEQGEAQLRRQFDVSEPQALVVDMTRMTGWDHSQSFFNDSMAGFRLRHSLLPEPLLFAGHWPGDLLDVLNNCSHTVKQRSLNQETESTNVREVPHLCDQLHAQRLMINSSL, from the coding sequence ATGCTGATTGATGTCAATGTCATCAACGAGTTAGACCTAGGTAGTCGCTTAAATTTCGCCATCGCCGCGCAGAGGCGGGGGGAATTTGCGTTATTACTGAGTTTACTGTCGGCTGATATTCGCGATATGGCACAATTTGGCCTCAAGAAAGAACAAGGGGAGGCGCAATTACGGCGACAATTTGATGTTAGTGAACCGCAAGCCTTAGTTGTTGATATGACGAGAATGACAGGTTGGGATCATAGTCAAAGTTTTTTTAACGATTCAATGGCAGGATTTAGATTACGCCACAGTTTATTGCCTGAGCCGTTGTTATTTGCTGGTCATTGGCCTGGTGATTTACTCGATGTATTAAATAATTGCAGTCATACGGTTAAACAACGCAGCCTTAATCAAGAAACTGAGTCAACAAACGTACGAGAAGTGCCACATTTATGTGATCAACTGCACGCGCAGCGATTAATGATTAATTCTTCGCTATAA
- a CDS encoding DUF406 family protein: MKSIREAQLQSVNDTCTDCGSYIDIGAVIDADDNHLDMIVTEERAKVLADSAKARFADVEINMAPQDDAVKLSLTFGISAEKMIFQLQHGL, encoded by the coding sequence ATGAAATCTATTCGTGAAGCTCAATTACAATCGGTCAATGATACTTGTACTGATTGCGGTAGTTATATTGATATCGGTGCAGTGATTGATGCTGATGATAATCACTTGGATATGATAGTGACTGAAGAGCGCGCAAAAGTATTAGCCGACAGCGCCAAAGCCCGTTTTGCTGATGTAGAAATTAACATGGCACCACAAGATGATGCCGTGAAATTAAGTTTAACCTTTGGCATCAGCGCTGAAAAAATGATTTTCCAGTTACAACACGGACTATAA
- a CDS encoding bifunctional diguanylate cyclase/phosphodiesterase: protein MDTRHFQLLLGSVVNSTAKAKGDFLAVAELIADTLSQTLAVDCLTIWRLDQLQSVQQPICQRFLNQTLPFPCASIRPNDLATIPAYLDYLLQHCFINASTANFDDRVSELYGQFLAPRAITSTLDVAVRINGHLEGIICLESLVPGACWQQEEINFVSQLADQLALTLATQQSYQQQDLLTQFRSALAQSDQITLLVDLENLTISYANCVYLNFPGLSNAVIDGKSVTDTESFKQHPAIIKQVIENLRQGKHAEGELALTLDAKKCYYFAYHASPFITEQGQYVALITAKDNTHDIFIRSELERLAWRCSLTNLYNRSHFNLALEHCQQGYLILIDLIGFKRFNDTYGHEQGDDLLIETARRLTTFADNYGAKLIARVGSDEFAIVIDDNNAIDIESVAASLLSHLSQVIYIGSEQVNPKPALAVVNLGDMTHSMSPIACVDIAVQHAKNKVGLAIQFFSQSLLENFQKAADIERDLRLAICNHQFEMYYQPLMHLQQQRYIGAEALLRWHHPTKGTVSPNCFMAIAEQTGLIIEIGAWVLASACKQLYLWQQQGLDLCMHVNVSARQFFSGNLFEQVWHLITRYQLQPQRLILEITETELMEDIKFATKLCEELTDIGVGLAIDDFGTGYCSMRYLKQFPISKLKIDQSFIADITSSHESREIVSAIIAMAKALNISLTAEGVETLAQEKFLMDNACHHAQGYLYSPALRQKDFMQFIVQHQQAYAVNA from the coding sequence GTGGACACTCGTCATTTTCAGTTATTACTGGGGTCAGTGGTTAACTCAACAGCTAAGGCGAAAGGTGATTTTTTAGCCGTAGCGGAACTAATTGCTGACACTTTAAGCCAAACCTTGGCGGTAGACTGCCTAACTATTTGGCGATTAGATCAACTGCAATCAGTGCAACAGCCTATTTGTCAGCGTTTTTTAAATCAAACGCTGCCATTTCCATGCGCATCCATTCGACCTAACGACTTAGCGACTATCCCTGCTTATTTAGACTATTTACTGCAACATTGTTTTATTAATGCCAGTACCGCCAATTTTGATGATCGAGTATCTGAGCTCTATGGTCAATTTTTAGCGCCACGCGCGATAACATCGACGCTTGATGTCGCGGTAAGAATTAATGGTCATTTAGAAGGGATCATTTGTCTTGAATCTTTAGTGCCTGGCGCTTGCTGGCAACAGGAAGAAATTAATTTTGTTAGTCAATTAGCCGACCAGTTAGCATTAACGTTAGCAACGCAGCAAAGTTATCAGCAACAAGACTTATTAACTCAATTTCGCAGTGCGTTAGCGCAATCCGATCAAATTACCTTGTTGGTGGATTTAGAAAACCTAACCATCAGTTATGCTAATTGTGTCTATCTCAACTTTCCAGGTTTATCGAATGCAGTGATAGATGGCAAAAGTGTGACTGACACTGAGTCATTTAAACAGCATCCTGCCATCATAAAGCAAGTTATTGAGAATTTACGCCAAGGTAAGCACGCAGAAGGTGAGTTGGCATTAACCTTAGATGCGAAAAAGTGTTATTACTTTGCCTATCATGCGAGTCCGTTTATTACCGAACAAGGTCAGTATGTCGCTTTAATAACCGCTAAAGATAATACCCACGACATATTTATTCGCTCAGAACTTGAGCGCCTTGCATGGCGTTGCAGTTTAACGAATTTATATAATCGCTCACATTTCAACCTTGCGCTTGAGCATTGTCAGCAAGGTTATTTGATTTTAATCGATTTAATCGGTTTTAAACGTTTTAATGATACTTATGGCCATGAACAAGGCGATGATTTATTAATTGAAACCGCGCGGCGATTAACGACTTTTGCCGATAATTACGGCGCAAAACTGATTGCTCGAGTGGGGTCAGATGAATTTGCCATCGTTATTGATGATAATAACGCCATTGATATCGAATCTGTGGCGGCAAGTTTATTAAGCCATTTAAGTCAGGTCATTTATATTGGCTCAGAACAAGTTAACCCAAAGCCGGCGTTGGCTGTGGTTAATTTAGGTGATATGACCCACAGCATGTCTCCCATAGCTTGCGTTGATATTGCCGTGCAACATGCAAAAAATAAAGTGGGTTTAGCTATTCAATTCTTTAGTCAAAGTCTGTTGGAAAACTTTCAGAAGGCAGCGGATATAGAACGCGATTTACGCCTTGCTATTTGCAATCACCAATTTGAGATGTATTACCAGCCATTAATGCATTTACAGCAACAGCGTTATATTGGCGCTGAAGCTTTGCTGCGTTGGCATCATCCGACTAAAGGCACTGTGTCTCCTAATTGCTTTATGGCAATAGCCGAGCAAACAGGGCTCATTATTGAAATTGGTGCTTGGGTATTGGCCTCGGCATGTAAGCAATTATATCTATGGCAGCAACAGGGCCTAGATTTATGCATGCACGTTAACGTGTCAGCTCGGCAGTTTTTCAGTGGCAATTTATTTGAGCAAGTGTGGCATTTAATAACTCGTTATCAATTACAGCCACAACGTTTGATTTTAGAAATCACTGAAACCGAGTTAATGGAAGACATTAAGTTCGCCACTAAATTATGCGAAGAGTTGACTGATATCGGCGTAGGTCTTGCTATTGATGATTTCGGTACTGGTTATTGCTCGATGCGCTACCTTAAGCAGTTCCCCATTAGTAAGTTGAAAATCGATCAGTCTTTTATTGCTGATATTACTAGCAGTCACGAAAGCCGTGAGATAGTCAGTGCCATTATCGCCATGGCAAAGGCATTGAATATTTCATTGACGGCAGAAGGGGTGGAAACCTTAGCGCAAGAAAAATTCCTTATGGATAACGCATGCCATCATGCGCAGGGATATTTATACAGCCCTGCGCTGCGACAAAAAGACTTTATGCAGTTTATTGTTCAGCACCAACAGGCTTATGCAGTAAATGCCTAG
- a CDS encoding YchJ family metal-binding protein translates to MSDISRCNCGSSKPYSACCQPLHMQTRYAESAVELMRSRFCAFARQQYPYLLATTHKDFLGNLTLERLAQDPVEWLSLEIEQEEQQATRATVTFSAWYRSDGEIDAIHERSRFELVNQRWFYTDGDHLATRFPKRNDPCVCLSGKKSKQCCWR, encoded by the coding sequence ATGTCAGATATTTCCCGTTGTAATTGTGGTAGCAGCAAACCTTATAGCGCTTGCTGTCAACCACTGCATATGCAAACTCGCTATGCCGAGTCCGCAGTTGAACTAATGCGCTCACGTTTTTGTGCTTTTGCCCGCCAGCAATATCCCTATTTATTAGCGACCACCCATAAAGATTTCCTTGGTAATCTCACTTTAGAGCGTTTAGCCCAAGATCCTGTAGAGTGGTTAAGCCTTGAGATTGAACAAGAAGAGCAGCAAGCGACACGCGCCACTGTGACTTTTAGTGCCTGGTATCGCAGTGATGGGGAAATAGATGCCATTCATGAACGCTCGCGCTTTGAACTCGTCAATCAACGCTGGTTTTATACCGATGGCGATCACTTAGCGACACGTTTCCCGAAACGAAACGATCCTTGTGTCTGCTTAAGTGGTAAAAAAAGTAAACAATGCTGCTGGCGTTAA
- a CDS encoding DUF4440 domain-containing protein, with product MKYLSKSLLYLTCFSIGALFFLPTYAQTEQGASPVNASTIDLDDKLNQHYQILTQAFERLDSKAVATMYTQDAVFIPENSSTSIMIGQQAISAHYQDFFNKVTQKNAKVEIDFRVLMRQYQTGSITDNGYYLVSYIPAPETGDAPTHFAGKFVLQFILQQQQWLIQTEASLRADSSLYYQTTQQQNWYHGRQFQP from the coding sequence ATGAAATATCTTTCTAAGTCGTTGTTGTATTTAACTTGTTTCTCAATTGGTGCGCTGTTTTTTTTGCCAACTTATGCACAAACCGAGCAGGGAGCGTCACCAGTAAATGCCAGCACTATTGACTTAGATGATAAGCTTAATCAGCATTATCAGATCCTAACCCAAGCCTTTGAGCGTTTAGATTCTAAGGCTGTCGCTACTATGTATACGCAAGATGCTGTATTCATTCCAGAAAATAGCAGTACGTCTATCATGATAGGCCAACAGGCTATCAGCGCACATTACCAAGATTTTTTTAATAAAGTCACCCAAAAAAATGCCAAGGTAGAAATTGATTTTCGCGTACTCATGCGCCAATACCAAACGGGCAGCATTACTGATAATGGCTATTATTTGGTGAGCTATATTCCGGCACCAGAAACCGGTGATGCTCCAACCCATTTTGCGGGTAAGTTTGTTTTGCAATTTATTTTGCAGCAACAACAATGGTTAATACAAACCGAAGCAAGTTTACGCGCCGATTCCAGTTTGTATTACCAGACAACACAACAGCAAAACTGGTATCATGGCCGCCAATTTCAGCCCTAG
- a CDS encoding TetR/AcrR family transcriptional regulator: MVSRTDTKTRILDAAEKLFAERGFSETSLRLITSKAEVNLASVNYHFGSKKELIRAVLARYLDVFMPKASAQIALCQQQHDNASLRQIFTSLVRPLLDLNKLREEGTTIFLQLLGRGYIESQGHLRWFITTHYAEHLQSIVAAISKSAPHIPPEEMFWRLHFTLGTIVFTMASADALREIAAADFDEKIDIEGVLLRVIPYMAAGVAVTT; encoded by the coding sequence ATGGTCAGTCGAACCGATACCAAAACCAGAATATTAGATGCGGCTGAAAAATTGTTCGCAGAACGTGGCTTTTCTGAAACATCGCTTCGGCTTATCACCAGTAAGGCTGAAGTTAATTTAGCGTCAGTTAATTATCATTTTGGTTCCAAAAAAGAATTAATTCGCGCTGTGCTGGCGCGCTACTTAGATGTTTTTATGCCCAAAGCGTCTGCGCAAATTGCCTTATGCCAGCAGCAACATGACAACGCTAGCTTACGGCAAATATTTACCTCGTTAGTTCGGCCATTATTAGATCTTAATAAATTACGGGAAGAAGGCACCACTATCTTCTTGCAGTTGTTAGGCCGCGGTTATATTGAAAGTCAGGGACATCTTCGTTGGTTTATTACCACTCACTATGCGGAACACTTGCAAAGTATTGTGGCTGCCATCTCTAAAAGTGCGCCGCATATTCCGCCTGAAGAAATGTTTTGGCGCTTACATTTCACTTTAGGTACGATTGTGTTCACTATGGCGTCAGCCGATGCCCTGCGTGAAATTGCTGCCGCTGATTTTGATGAGAAGATAGATATCGAAGGCGTATTGCTTCGGGTCATTCCGTATATGGCTGCCGGTGTTGCTGTCACCACTTAA